One genomic window of Cannabis sativa cultivar Pink pepper isolate KNU-18-1 chromosome 2, ASM2916894v1, whole genome shotgun sequence includes the following:
- the LOC133034929 gene encoding uncharacterized protein LOC133034929, with translation MASATTRATFSFHISTSFSQPSPPKFKTHLTLLPKIPPFSLSLPHKPLKPFKFIPNSIDVSKEDKPTSDQPTSAPLPPPTPALEPEPETEPELSLEEQESFDKRRLEEKFAVLNTGIFECRSCGYTYDESVGDPSYPIPPGLPFDKLPDDWRCSTCGASKSFFVSKSVEIAGFAQNQQFGLGGNTLTSGQKAILIYGTLLFFFVLFLSGYFLQ, from the coding sequence ATGGCTTCTGCAACGACAAGAGCTACCTTTTCTTTCCACATCTCAACCTCATTCTCTCAACCTTCACCTCCAAAATTCAAAACCCATCTCACTCTTCTCCCCAAAATCCCACCTTTCTCGCTTTCACTTCCCCACAAGCCCCTTAAACCCTTCAAATTCATTCCAAACTCCATTGATGTCTCAAAAGAAGACAAACCCACTTCAGACCAACCCACTTCAGCTCCTCTACCCCCACCGACTCCGGCGCTTGAACCTGAACCTGAAACAGAACCTGAACTGTCACTGGAGGAGCAAGAGAGCTTCGACAAACGCCGGCTTGAAGAGAAGTTCGCAGTGTTGAATACTGGAATCTTCGAATGCAGGTCTTGTGGCTACACATATGATGAATCAGTAGGGGACCCATCTTATCCTATACCGCCAGGACTGCCATTTGACAAGTTGCCTGATGATTGGAGGTGCTCAACTTGTGGAGCTTCTAAGAGCTTTTTTGTGAGTAAGAGTGTGGAAATAGCTGGTTTTGCTCAGAACCAGCAGTTTGGCCTTGGTGGGAATACACTCACTTCTGGGCAGAAAGCTATTCTTATATATGGAACTTTGTTGTTCTTCTTTGTACTTTTCTTGTCTGGTTACTTCCTTCAATAG